From Bradysia coprophila strain Holo2 chromosome IV unlocalized genomic scaffold, BU_Bcop_v1 contig_5, whole genome shotgun sequence, one genomic window encodes:
- the LOC119071632 gene encoding receptor-type guanylate cyclase Gyc76C-like isoform X2 — MTEMICDGVSSFFGPEGPCYVEAIVSQSRNIPMLSYKCSDYKASVIPTFARTEPPDTQVTKSVISLLTYYGWKKFSIVHEEVWTTVANSLKHQAELKNISVNHCEKVQDTHTCCENNLDCCGSAYLYGIIQRTMNRTRIYVFLGSSNVLVDMMTLMDSLQLFSNGEYMVIFVDMATYSTREASRYLFKVQTVNEMKSCVADMEKIKKRARSLLVVVSTPPTENYGSFTAKVNEYNDKEPFNFHTPTIFRDYEKFVSINAAYLYDSVKLYAWALDKLLRSDTRPLTSDVVYDIASNGTRIIETIINNRTYKSVTGSMIKIDSYGDSEGNFSVLALKQHPSTLRENITCEYTMLPVAYFQQGETLPEYKIINASVRIDWPGSEKPSDQPVCGFLNEACPKDSAHLTSIVVAGVLGLVLFCACVIAMSIYRKWKIEQEIEGLLWKINPHEIKGYFGNDIISSPSKLSLISAASFGSNRSNQVFTTTGKFRGVVVRIKELKFTRKKDISRDIMKEMRLLRELRQDNINSFIGACIEPFRTLLVTDYCAKGSLYDIIENEDIKLDDLFIASLIHDLIKGMIYIHDSALYFHGNLKSSNCVVTSRWMLQVTDFGLNDLRHCAENESIGEHQYYRSQFWKAPELLRNPNIYGSPKADVYAFAIILFEVIGRKGPFGQIGYEPKEIIELVKQIPEGDEEPFRPDIEYILESGNCADYIVNCMKECWDENPEVRPDFTTIRGRLKKMRGGKSKNIMDQMMEMMEKYANNLEDVVNDRTRLLCEEKKKTEDLLHRMLPQSVAESLTRGHGVEPVSYNSVTIYFSDIVGFTAMSAESTPLQVVNFLNDLYTVFDRIIKGYDVYKVETIGDAYMVVSGLPIQNGDRHVGEIASMSLDLLLAVRKHKISHRPNETLKLRIGMHTGPVVAGVVGLTMPRFCLFGDTVNTASRMESNGEALKIHISEQCKAALDRIGGYVTESRGRIQLKGKGEVVTYWLTGATEKAVQRREVDVRDLPPPLFCRPRRSPKLNCDSRQPSFIGAPYFGGGVGGGTGSRRQSSVPRPEAESTYSLQGSLHAQKNSPRPSHRKLDRSPLYLNNGSNNVLCQSDLDHFELNRKPLAMVRPRQILSSLKSNEELPSLRDPNSNLRESKSLDRFPSQLRKRHDAKVPTKMQKLSSRSLDCGVAMIVSENANFEPKLSRKISSKHLNNNCNGSIAMEDPKCPLLLRQGSLNSPHDDSMLQQTKRWRSLETVGGDEDVENKKSFTRNSIKSWLVGFFQSNGLRSSNSSLRKVGVVQNTVKELAGFSELPSSPENESIV, encoded by the exons ATGACTGAGATGATTTGTGATGGTGTGTCGTCGTTTTTCGGCCCGGAAGGTCCATGCTATGTTGAAGCTATTGTATCGCAAAGTCGAAATATTCCAATGTTGTCCTAT AAATGTTCCGATTACAAAGCTTCGGTTATACCAACATTTGCCAGAACTGAACCGCCAGATACGCAA GTTACCAAATCAGTTATCTCGTTACTAACCTACTACGGCTGGaagaaattttccattgtaCATGAAGAGGTGTGGACCACTGTCGCAAATTCATTGAAGCACCAGGCtgaattgaaaaacatttccgTCAATCACTGTGAAAAGGTTCAGGACACCCATACATGTTGTGAGAACAATTTAGACTGCTGTGGAAGTGCATACTTGTATGGG ATTATCCAACGCACCATGAACCGAACCAGAATCTATGTCTTTCTTGGATCATCAAATGTTCTCGTTGACATGATGACACTGATGGATTCGCTGCAACTGTTTTCGAATGGTGAATACATGGTCATATTTGTGGATATGGCCACATATTCGACGAG agAAGCGTCGCgatatttatttaaagttcaGACGGTGAATGAGATGAAGTCATGTGTGGCCGATATGGAGAAGATAAAGAAAAGAGCTCGCAGCTTGCTTGTTGTTGTATCAACGCCTCCCACTGAAAACTACGGAAGCTTTACAGCCAAAGTGAACGAGTACAATGACAAAGAACCGTTCAACTTTCACACACCGACCATCTTTCGTGACTACGAAAAG ttTGTGTCCATCAATGCGGCATATTTGTACGATTCCGTGAAATTATACGCTTGGGCTCTCGATAAGTTACTGAGAAGTGATACACGACCACTTACATCCGATGTGGTTTACGATATTGCTAGCAATGGAACCAGGATTATCGAGACTATAATCAACAATCGAACGTACAAGA GTGTTACCGGATCGATGATTAAAATAGATTCCTACGGTGATTCAGAAGGCAATTTCTCCGTGTTAGCGCTGAAGCAACATCCTAGTACGCTCCGAGAAAATATTACATGTGAATATACAATGTTACCAGTTGCTTACTTTCAACAAGGAGAGACATTGCCA GAATATAAAATCATAAATGCATCGGTACGAATTGACTGGCCCGGTTCTGAAAAGCCGTCCGATCAGCCGGTTTGTGGTTTCCTAAACGAAGCCTGTCCGAAGGATAGTGCACACTTAACATCGATAGTTGTGGCCGGTGTGTTAGGTTTGGTTCTGTTTTGTGCTTGTGTGATAGCGATGAGCATTTACcggaaatggaaaattgaacaGGAAATCGAAGGTTTGTTGTGGAAAATCAATCCACACGAAATCAAAGGATATTTCGGCAATGACATCATTTCGTCGCCGAGTAAG CTCAGCCTCATCAGCGCTGCATCATTCGGATCGAATCGTTCCAATCAAGTGTTTACAACAACTGGCAAATTTAGAGGTGTGGTCGTCCGTataaaagaattgaaatttaccCGCAAGAAAGACATTTCACGTGATATTATGAAAGAAATGCGATTATTAAGAGAACTGCGACAAGATAATATAAATAGTTTTATTGGCGCATGCATTGAGCCATTCAGAACATTACTAGTCACTGATTACTGTGCGAAAGGGAGCCTGTATGATATAATTGAGAATGAAGACATAAAATTGGACGATTTGTTTATTGCCTCACTAATTCATGATTTGATTAAG GGAATGATCTACATTCATGATTCAGCGTTGTATTTTCATGGGAATTTAAAATCCTCAAATTGTGTTGTGACGTCACGATGGATGCTTCAAGTGACTGATTTCGGTTTAAATGATTTGCGCCATTGTGCTGAAAACGAGTCCATTGGCGAACATCAATATTATAGAA GTCAATTTTGGAAAGCACCAGAACTACTAAGAAATCCAAATATTTACGGTTCGCCGAAGGCAGACGTGTACGCTTTTGctataattttgttcgaagtTATCGGCAGAAAGGGTCCATTCGGCCAGATCGGCTACGAgccgaaagaaattatcgaactTGTGAAACAGATTCCAGAAGGCGATGAGGAACCTTTTCGGCCCGATATCGAATACATTTTGGAGTCGGGAAATTGTGCCGACTACATTGTAAATTGTATGAAAGAGTGTTGGGATGAGAATCCAGAAGTGCGTCCAGACTTTACAACGATCAG AGGGCGCTTGAAGAAAATGCGAGGCGGCAAATCAAAGAACATCATGGatcaaatgatggaaatgatgGAGAAATACGCCAATAACTTAGAAGACGTTGTAAACGACAGAACGAGACTATTGTgcgaagagaagaagaaaacggAAGACTTATTGCACCGAATGTTGCCGCAGAGTGTGGCTGAAAGCTTAACTAGAGGCCATGGGGTTGAACCTGTCTCATATAATTCG GTTACTATTTACTTCAGCGATATCGTTGGTTTTACAGCAATGTCTGCTGAGAGCACACCGCTGCAAGTGGTTAACTTTCTCAACGATCTGTACACAGTGTTCGATCGGATTATCAAAGGTtatgacgtttacaaggtcgaAACGATTGGCGATGCGTACATGGTC GTATCTGGTCTACCCATTCAGAATGGGGATCGTCATGTGGGTGAAATAGCATCCATGTCGTTAGACCTATTATTAGCTGTTAGGAAACATAAAATATCACATCGGCCAAATGAGACGCTTAAACTGCGAATAG GAATGCATACTGGTCCAGTCGTGGCTGGAGTAGTTGGTTTGACGATGCCGCGATTCTGTTTGTTCGGCGATACTGTGAATACGGCGTCAAGAATGGAAAGCAACGGTGAAGCATTGAAAATTCATATATCGGAGCAATGTAAAGCAGCTCTGGATCGCATTGGCGGCTATGTTACCGAAAGTAGAGGACGTATCCAGTTGAAGGGGAAGGGAGAAGTAGTAACGTACTGGCTAACTGGGGCTACTGAGAAGGCTGTGCAAAGAAGAGAAGTTGATGTACGCGATCTACCTCCACCCCTATTTTGTAGGCCCAGACGAAGTCCAAAGCTAAATTGTGATTCAAGACAACCAAGTTTTATTGGCGCACCATACTTTG GTGGTGGAGTCGGTGGTGGAACTGGCAGTCGTAGACAGTCCAGTGTACCACGACCAGAAGCAGAAAGTACGTACAGTCTTCAGGGATCACTGcatgcacaaaaaaattcacctcgACCTAGTCATAGAAAGCTCGACCGTTCGCCATTGTATTTAAATAACGGATCGAACAATGTCCTCTGTCAATCCGATCTGGATCATTTCGAACTGAACAGAAAACCGTTAGCAATGGTACGACCACGTCAAATCCTTAGTTCGCTTAAATCGAACGAAGAATTGCCATCACTCCGCGATCCGAATAGTAATTTACGCGAAAGTAAATCATTGGATCGATTCCCGAGCCAGCTGCGAAAGCGACACGACGCAAAAGTGCCAACCAAAATGCAGAAATTAAGTTCCCGGTCGTTGGATTGCGGTGTGGCGATGATTGTGAgcgaaaatgcaaatttcgaGCCCAAACTcagtagaaaaatttcgtccaAACACCTCAACAACAACTGTAACGGTTCGATAGCGATGGAAGATCCAAAGTGTCCGTTACTGTTGCGCCAGGGATCGTTGAATAGTCCGCACGACGACAGTATGTTACAGCAAACGAAGCGATGGCGTTCGTTGGAAACGGTTGGCGGTGATGAGGATGTGGAGAATAAAAAATCGTTCACCAGAAATTCGATCAAATCGTGGCTGGTGGGATTTTTTCAAAGCAACGGGTTAAGATCTAGCAATTCGTCGTTACGGAAAGTGGGTGTTGTACAAAATACAGTCAAAGAATTAGCTGGATTCAGTGAGCTACCTTCCTCACCTGAAAATGAAAGCATTGTCTAA
- the LOC119071632 gene encoding receptor-type guanylate cyclase Gyc76C-like isoform X1, with protein MRRWPSQMFLLLSVVAALTFYRIVSANLHNRTTLTIGYLTAIKGDLKDKQGLAISGALTLALDEINNDPNVLPDVQLALRWNDTRGDTVIATRAMTEMICDGVSSFFGPEGPCYVEAIVSQSRNIPMLSYKCSDYKASVIPTFARTEPPDTQVTKSVISLLTYYGWKKFSIVHEEVWTTVANSLKHQAELKNISVNHCEKVQDTHTCCENNLDCCGSAYLYGIIQRTMNRTRIYVFLGSSNVLVDMMTLMDSLQLFSNGEYMVIFVDMATYSTREASRYLFKVQTVNEMKSCVADMEKIKKRARSLLVVVSTPPTENYGSFTAKVNEYNDKEPFNFHTPTIFRDYEKFVSINAAYLYDSVKLYAWALDKLLRSDTRPLTSDVVYDIASNGTRIIETIINNRTYKSVTGSMIKIDSYGDSEGNFSVLALKQHPSTLRENITCEYTMLPVAYFQQGETLPEYKIINASVRIDWPGSEKPSDQPVCGFLNEACPKDSAHLTSIVVAGVLGLVLFCACVIAMSIYRKWKIEQEIEGLLWKINPHEIKGYFGNDIISSPSKLSLISAASFGSNRSNQVFTTTGKFRGVVVRIKELKFTRKKDISRDIMKEMRLLRELRQDNINSFIGACIEPFRTLLVTDYCAKGSLYDIIENEDIKLDDLFIASLIHDLIKGMIYIHDSALYFHGNLKSSNCVVTSRWMLQVTDFGLNDLRHCAENESIGEHQYYRSQFWKAPELLRNPNIYGSPKADVYAFAIILFEVIGRKGPFGQIGYEPKEIIELVKQIPEGDEEPFRPDIEYILESGNCADYIVNCMKECWDENPEVRPDFTTIRGRLKKMRGGKSKNIMDQMMEMMEKYANNLEDVVNDRTRLLCEEKKKTEDLLHRMLPQSVAESLTRGHGVEPVSYNSVTIYFSDIVGFTAMSAESTPLQVVNFLNDLYTVFDRIIKGYDVYKVETIGDAYMVVSGLPIQNGDRHVGEIASMSLDLLLAVRKHKISHRPNETLKLRIGMHTGPVVAGVVGLTMPRFCLFGDTVNTASRMESNGEALKIHISEQCKAALDRIGGYVTESRGRIQLKGKGEVVTYWLTGATEKAVQRREVDVRDLPPPLFCRPRRSPKLNCDSRQPSFIGAPYFGGGVGGGTGSRRQSSVPRPEAESTYSLQGSLHAQKNSPRPSHRKLDRSPLYLNNGSNNVLCQSDLDHFELNRKPLAMVRPRQILSSLKSNEELPSLRDPNSNLRESKSLDRFPSQLRKRHDAKVPTKMQKLSSRSLDCGVAMIVSENANFEPKLSRKISSKHLNNNCNGSIAMEDPKCPLLLRQGSLNSPHDDSMLQQTKRWRSLETVGGDEDVENKKSFTRNSIKSWLVGFFQSNGLRSSNSSLRKVGVVQNTVKELAGFSELPSSPENESIV; from the exons ATGAGGCGTTGGCCTTCACAGATGTTTCTACTGCTCTCTGTGGTGGCAGCTTTAACATTTTATCGGATTGTTTCGGCCAATTTACACAACAGAACGACATTGACCATTGGATACTTGACTGCGATAAAGGGCGATCTGAAAGACAAACAGGGACTGGCCATTTCCGGAGCATTAACACTAGCTCTGGACGAA ATCAACAATGATCCAAATGTATTGCCAGACGTACAATTAGCCTTGAGATGGAATGATACGCGTGGGGATACGGTCATAGCGACACGGGCTATGACTGAGATGATTTGTGATGGTGTGTCGTCGTTTTTCGGCCCGGAAGGTCCATGCTATGTTGAAGCTATTGTATCGCAAAGTCGAAATATTCCAATGTTGTCCTAT AAATGTTCCGATTACAAAGCTTCGGTTATACCAACATTTGCCAGAACTGAACCGCCAGATACGCAA GTTACCAAATCAGTTATCTCGTTACTAACCTACTACGGCTGGaagaaattttccattgtaCATGAAGAGGTGTGGACCACTGTCGCAAATTCATTGAAGCACCAGGCtgaattgaaaaacatttccgTCAATCACTGTGAAAAGGTTCAGGACACCCATACATGTTGTGAGAACAATTTAGACTGCTGTGGAAGTGCATACTTGTATGGG ATTATCCAACGCACCATGAACCGAACCAGAATCTATGTCTTTCTTGGATCATCAAATGTTCTCGTTGACATGATGACACTGATGGATTCGCTGCAACTGTTTTCGAATGGTGAATACATGGTCATATTTGTGGATATGGCCACATATTCGACGAG agAAGCGTCGCgatatttatttaaagttcaGACGGTGAATGAGATGAAGTCATGTGTGGCCGATATGGAGAAGATAAAGAAAAGAGCTCGCAGCTTGCTTGTTGTTGTATCAACGCCTCCCACTGAAAACTACGGAAGCTTTACAGCCAAAGTGAACGAGTACAATGACAAAGAACCGTTCAACTTTCACACACCGACCATCTTTCGTGACTACGAAAAG ttTGTGTCCATCAATGCGGCATATTTGTACGATTCCGTGAAATTATACGCTTGGGCTCTCGATAAGTTACTGAGAAGTGATACACGACCACTTACATCCGATGTGGTTTACGATATTGCTAGCAATGGAACCAGGATTATCGAGACTATAATCAACAATCGAACGTACAAGA GTGTTACCGGATCGATGATTAAAATAGATTCCTACGGTGATTCAGAAGGCAATTTCTCCGTGTTAGCGCTGAAGCAACATCCTAGTACGCTCCGAGAAAATATTACATGTGAATATACAATGTTACCAGTTGCTTACTTTCAACAAGGAGAGACATTGCCA GAATATAAAATCATAAATGCATCGGTACGAATTGACTGGCCCGGTTCTGAAAAGCCGTCCGATCAGCCGGTTTGTGGTTTCCTAAACGAAGCCTGTCCGAAGGATAGTGCACACTTAACATCGATAGTTGTGGCCGGTGTGTTAGGTTTGGTTCTGTTTTGTGCTTGTGTGATAGCGATGAGCATTTACcggaaatggaaaattgaacaGGAAATCGAAGGTTTGTTGTGGAAAATCAATCCACACGAAATCAAAGGATATTTCGGCAATGACATCATTTCGTCGCCGAGTAAG CTCAGCCTCATCAGCGCTGCATCATTCGGATCGAATCGTTCCAATCAAGTGTTTACAACAACTGGCAAATTTAGAGGTGTGGTCGTCCGTataaaagaattgaaatttaccCGCAAGAAAGACATTTCACGTGATATTATGAAAGAAATGCGATTATTAAGAGAACTGCGACAAGATAATATAAATAGTTTTATTGGCGCATGCATTGAGCCATTCAGAACATTACTAGTCACTGATTACTGTGCGAAAGGGAGCCTGTATGATATAATTGAGAATGAAGACATAAAATTGGACGATTTGTTTATTGCCTCACTAATTCATGATTTGATTAAG GGAATGATCTACATTCATGATTCAGCGTTGTATTTTCATGGGAATTTAAAATCCTCAAATTGTGTTGTGACGTCACGATGGATGCTTCAAGTGACTGATTTCGGTTTAAATGATTTGCGCCATTGTGCTGAAAACGAGTCCATTGGCGAACATCAATATTATAGAA GTCAATTTTGGAAAGCACCAGAACTACTAAGAAATCCAAATATTTACGGTTCGCCGAAGGCAGACGTGTACGCTTTTGctataattttgttcgaagtTATCGGCAGAAAGGGTCCATTCGGCCAGATCGGCTACGAgccgaaagaaattatcgaactTGTGAAACAGATTCCAGAAGGCGATGAGGAACCTTTTCGGCCCGATATCGAATACATTTTGGAGTCGGGAAATTGTGCCGACTACATTGTAAATTGTATGAAAGAGTGTTGGGATGAGAATCCAGAAGTGCGTCCAGACTTTACAACGATCAG AGGGCGCTTGAAGAAAATGCGAGGCGGCAAATCAAAGAACATCATGGatcaaatgatggaaatgatgGAGAAATACGCCAATAACTTAGAAGACGTTGTAAACGACAGAACGAGACTATTGTgcgaagagaagaagaaaacggAAGACTTATTGCACCGAATGTTGCCGCAGAGTGTGGCTGAAAGCTTAACTAGAGGCCATGGGGTTGAACCTGTCTCATATAATTCG GTTACTATTTACTTCAGCGATATCGTTGGTTTTACAGCAATGTCTGCTGAGAGCACACCGCTGCAAGTGGTTAACTTTCTCAACGATCTGTACACAGTGTTCGATCGGATTATCAAAGGTtatgacgtttacaaggtcgaAACGATTGGCGATGCGTACATGGTC GTATCTGGTCTACCCATTCAGAATGGGGATCGTCATGTGGGTGAAATAGCATCCATGTCGTTAGACCTATTATTAGCTGTTAGGAAACATAAAATATCACATCGGCCAAATGAGACGCTTAAACTGCGAATAG GAATGCATACTGGTCCAGTCGTGGCTGGAGTAGTTGGTTTGACGATGCCGCGATTCTGTTTGTTCGGCGATACTGTGAATACGGCGTCAAGAATGGAAAGCAACGGTGAAGCATTGAAAATTCATATATCGGAGCAATGTAAAGCAGCTCTGGATCGCATTGGCGGCTATGTTACCGAAAGTAGAGGACGTATCCAGTTGAAGGGGAAGGGAGAAGTAGTAACGTACTGGCTAACTGGGGCTACTGAGAAGGCTGTGCAAAGAAGAGAAGTTGATGTACGCGATCTACCTCCACCCCTATTTTGTAGGCCCAGACGAAGTCCAAAGCTAAATTGTGATTCAAGACAACCAAGTTTTATTGGCGCACCATACTTTG GTGGTGGAGTCGGTGGTGGAACTGGCAGTCGTAGACAGTCCAGTGTACCACGACCAGAAGCAGAAAGTACGTACAGTCTTCAGGGATCACTGcatgcacaaaaaaattcacctcgACCTAGTCATAGAAAGCTCGACCGTTCGCCATTGTATTTAAATAACGGATCGAACAATGTCCTCTGTCAATCCGATCTGGATCATTTCGAACTGAACAGAAAACCGTTAGCAATGGTACGACCACGTCAAATCCTTAGTTCGCTTAAATCGAACGAAGAATTGCCATCACTCCGCGATCCGAATAGTAATTTACGCGAAAGTAAATCATTGGATCGATTCCCGAGCCAGCTGCGAAAGCGACACGACGCAAAAGTGCCAACCAAAATGCAGAAATTAAGTTCCCGGTCGTTGGATTGCGGTGTGGCGATGATTGTGAgcgaaaatgcaaatttcgaGCCCAAACTcagtagaaaaatttcgtccaAACACCTCAACAACAACTGTAACGGTTCGATAGCGATGGAAGATCCAAAGTGTCCGTTACTGTTGCGCCAGGGATCGTTGAATAGTCCGCACGACGACAGTATGTTACAGCAAACGAAGCGATGGCGTTCGTTGGAAACGGTTGGCGGTGATGAGGATGTGGAGAATAAAAAATCGTTCACCAGAAATTCGATCAAATCGTGGCTGGTGGGATTTTTTCAAAGCAACGGGTTAAGATCTAGCAATTCGTCGTTACGGAAAGTGGGTGTTGTACAAAATACAGTCAAAGAATTAGCTGGATTCAGTGAGCTACCTTCCTCACCTGAAAATGAAAGCATTGTCTAA